The following is a genomic window from Pieris rapae chromosome 24, ilPieRapa1.1, whole genome shotgun sequence.
atataaatcgttTTAGTCAGGGAAAGTCaataatagacaaataattgtataaatcacattttatttaaatatttacattcgcCTCACAAATAACGAATCAAaaactatacaaattattaccATAGTATATCGGATTAAAACGtgtaattttcaatttctaGCCTAATTACTTGTTAAAACTTACAAATAGATTTTGACTCATTGTCCTTAAGacgaattaatattattacttaagcaATATTTACTAAGGAGTATATATTGCTAGATTTAGCAATTTAAAATCGTAATTAAATTCGGCACACGTTTTAAACCGATAAATGTTTTCACTACACAATTGTCCAGTTGGAATGATTCCTACATTTTACTCTAACATAAACTGTgcaaaattcatcaaaataaaaacagtcaTTACGGGGTTATAGCgaaaattatttgcaaataaatttgttgGTCGTTTAAAAATCGTTAAACAGGCTGAAAGACTTGTATCCATAGTCATgtgctaaattaaaaaaaaatcttaagaaCATCAAAGAAGGAAATGCTGTATGGACTAAAGTcttttgcctttcccattagggatgaattgaaaaaaaaaatcaaagaaggaaatttcaaatttcgaatttcATGTCAGTGTTGACGTTCGAAATTCAATTTTTCAGAACAGGGGGTCTAGCCAAGACAGcgtaacagtagtgtatgtagaaagtcgaaaactaaatttgtatgaaaatgacagctagTGTCGACAGTTGGTACTAGCTGTcattttctacatacactactgttaagccGTCTTGACTAGACCCCCAGGTCTGGCGCGTTCTGTTccattgtgattggtcaaccGCATGGTCATGATACGTCATAATACGTTTCACTTACGTCTCTTGTTTCTCACCTTTTACTTACAAGAGTGCGATaattaggaaaaaaaaaattgttttcataatatgtatatttaaatctcgACCCCATCAAAACCATTTGACAGTTCTTTGCTAGAACCCCGTACtttagtcaaaaataaaaataatttgttgtaCACAGAATACACACACATTTCTGTAACTTTTTtgccattttaaaatattggtagAGACACAGCTGTGTCCATGCTTTTGGCAGTCAGTGCCATGGTCacgctatttttttttgtaatttttatttcgccGGTTTTATACCACTCAGacagacatatttttttatatttgtcttaactcgaaatatttttatcttccgCAAACTACTTCGTATGACAGCGTATGGCTATTAAACTATTGACTCACCTTCCTAGAAGTTATAAATCACTAACCAATTCTGAATAACTTAACTCActttttattatgacatttttaaattaatatgacatttccATGCCTATATATGGcggattttataattaatgtatctaattgtaccacAGCCAATAAATGATTTCAATTCATTTCTGATACGAATGTTTGCCTTTAACTtgttaatgatttaaaaaatctttcacATACAGCACTGATCTAGATCGGCAAAGAAATGTCTGTGTGTATATTCTGTGTACAAGTccattaatttgtatattgtgCGCAGAAACTATTATTTTGATGCAGACAGTATAGTGATATGGGATTGACAACGACGGCATGTCAACCATTTGAcagtctatatatataattacgtcTAGTTTGAGACGTTTTACAATATATGTCAGTTAACAGTGATGATATACAGACGTGATAagccatattatattatggcTGTCACGTGTGACGTTATATCATTTTGACTGAACGTCAAACGCAGGGTCACTTTCGTTGCTATACTGTCGTCATATCATCCACTGTACATATTTCATCGGATGACAGTTATCGTTGACATTATGACGTCATCATGTCATTGACAGACGGTGTATTGACGGTTGTTCCTTTCAGTAGGTCAGTGATGTCGCGTCGAAACATCGATAGGTTTTGTGTGaacctgaaataaaaacaatattttcaatattctaaTGTATTGCAAAGAATAATATCATAGagaataaatatgttatgtcTTTATCTgtgaataaatatgttaaactaaactgtcaatgtcaaaagaccttttgttctttttttaaaaaataattcgtcGTTACCCTGCAACGTGTTTTCTATACATTGGTATACAAACGCATACAAACTGTATAGACACTGGGGTGAGTGTCTATGCAATTAGCAGTCACCAGTCAATGCCATGGTcacactatttattatttttttgttgtaattgTTGTGTCGCTGATTTTATATCACAAAAGcagattgttttatatatgtgtCTAAGGAGTCGTTAAACTAATACGTTAGCTAATTTACGGCAATTTatcctcttgtcagcaaaaagctctcaaaaaaaagaaaaaaaaaaagataaaaaaagaaacttataGTCCAAAACGCATGTGAAACGCCTAGTCAAGACAACATCACTCACCTATCCCTATTTTTCGTTAGCAGATTCCTCTCGACGCCAGACATGAGCTGGTCGAAGCACTGGGCCAGGTGATGCTGCCGATGCCGAGGCTGTTGGGAGATGAGCTCAGAGCGGAGACCAGAGAACTGCTCCTCGTTCAGCAGAATGAGCCCAAGGAGCGGCCGAGACATGGACCACTGGTTGCAGCATTCTTCGAACATTATCACGTTCACTACCTGTGGATGTCCTTCATATAAGAGTTTTGACCAAcgagaataaattttaaactacccacaatattaaaatatttttgtatgaatgtaagttaaagaaatttgtttaaatgcatataaaatatataatgtaaaatatatctgaataaaggctattattattattacaagaaAGATATAACAGGTTtgctaaaaattataacatatgaGGAAACTGAGCACATTTTAGTAAGAATTCGCTAGTTTGAGACAAATACTTAACATGCACACACTCgctcacacacaaacacacactcGCTCACGTACACAGTACACACACATCATCATCATTCATAGCTATTCATTTTAGAATTATTGGAATTTGTATAACTAAGGGAATCTCTCTGACAAGAGAGAGACTCGGAAAAGAGTCtcatactataataaaaaaaatgagaaacaataaaaaaaatattttttttttttgtataaaaatagaattatattctaaatataaaaaattggtgcacagccggggatcgaacctaggacctcaggtatgagagtcgtaGTTGAAGcctctaggccaacactgctctgcaAACAATACTTACAGTTGCCAATAGCTGCTGCATAATCTCCGGCCGCCTTTGGAGCACTTCTATGAACATATTGCTGCTTTCCGGCGTCGCCTGTCTCGGATTAGAGGCTTTACTTgctgaaaaataatttcgacattttttttaattctactacaattataatatttgactgCCATCTTGCAAccctatatattaaaaatatatagggtAAGGTtaggttatattaaaaatatttggttagatagattagaaaaaaattgctaCGACGGCTATCGTTGATTGTATAAGAGTGAAAATTGAGAgagatatgattttttttattctgtcatcacaatatttttttttgccattatataattaacaaataaaaaataggggttgatcgtagaggggtaAAAAAATCAGcttcatatgattttttttctaagtcatgacaaaataaaaaaaatcttgcaaaaaaaaaaatttttttaattaacaaataatggtgaattttaataaacatttttttgacaAGCTTCAGTGTAaatattggtttaaaaaatctttttggaGTAAAAAGTATACTCAGATTTACAATTCCCTAGAATTCTGACGGTTATcgttttttgacatgtcagagattcACAAACCTTTTTGGCCGGGAACAATTTACTTGGtagatagtaaaattatttatacgaaccataaattacagaaataaaCAACTGTCCGTCTGACATTTTGACAAATGGCGACGTTAGcaccaattttttaaaacattgaatCATTCAGATAGCCCGATTAGGTCTTCGGCGCCTGACCAGTAAATTTTTGAAACTAAAACGCTTAgctatagaataaaaatattacttacatttcTGTACTAattgcttaaataaatatgttactaCGTGGTCTAGCGTAGAACAACACCCTGTACATACACTTGTAtctggaaaaaataataaaaaatgaagtcACATCTACGAAAgtacttgtttttatttaatactagctgcttccgcgaacttcgtttctccttaatgcctagcctacctttttagtatatgccaacatggaacattttgctatgctaccccctttttttatattttggttgattttttacaccttgtgtccggaaaaccctaatatcttacggaaccctatttttgttcaaaattaaatatattactactcgtggataatgtagctttcgaatggtgaaagaatttttaaaatcggtccagtagtttatgagcctattcattacaatcaaacaaacaaataaacaaagttttcctctttataatattagtgtagatgacgaagttttaataaataattcaactcACCTATAGCAGTAAGGCCTTCCGATATAGATGAAAGTATATACAAAGTGGCCTCTGGCTGTATAGAGGCCAAATACGGCATATGATCCTGTGCAAGCCTCTCTAATAGTACGTAGTAGGTTTGGGATAGTTTTGGAtagaactgaaaaaaaaaatagaaaaaaaataagtctcCTATGTATCAAAGATAAGTAGCTTGCTTTTTTGGAGTGAAACTTCTTAACGCACGCCTGACTTGAGTAAGCTGGCGAACGCGTGACGTAAGCGTTACGAAAAGTGTGATCGGGCAAGGCGAACGGAAGTTGAGTGGGGGATAGAAGCAGAAGTGCGCACGCACATTTTCTTTCTCTCTTTCTCTTATAGCtagtaaatgaaatatatatatatatttcagtcaGTAGTTCGTTTGACGTTAAGTTACGCGCACGGTGATCTTTTGGTTATTTTTCGTAATTCTATGTCgttttgaacaattttatgaatgatgaaacttttattacatcgtctcaaactttttggtctgtgtggcgcatgtcgcgtgacggtcagccgcggagtagggataaagtgaaaggcgctcgtcatagcagccaaggccaataatctaaataattgttaagtattatgtatgtcgtactctCAAAGACACagttattagttaaatatctataatgtgaaaaaaagtttcacttttatcgtggttttataaaaccacagaatttttaattttttataaaaatcataaattaatttgttttgaaatgatttttttgttttatagtttGGAATTACTTaacgaataaaattaagtgGTGCATAATAATGATGAAAGATGACTCAAAAGATAAACTCACCAATAAGTCACTCTGTggtatatttaacaataatttaacaaacatatttaacgCATTATCTAGGGCGTCATCACCATATaacctgaaaaaaaataaaaaaaatatatatacctttatgtattatttgagAGCCCCCCCCCCTTTATGGGGGGAAATAAATTTCAGTAAATCTTCTAACGTAATACTTGAGCGGCCccaaacggctggaccgatttagattATGGGCTTTCAACATTACAACACGTGTACGTATACGTCATATCCGTATACGTTAACACGAAGGTCACGTATTCGAATCAcggttatttatgtttttgtataaacttTACCAAAGCACGcatagaaggctgatcacctacttgcctatctacaaaacaaatagtttttttaaatatcgttaATACATAcctaaaaacaccaaaattaacataatttccaCACAGAGCCGTCTTAAGTATGGAGAAACACAACGAAATGCCTTTAACCTTCATCGCATACATTTGTTTCTTGCTTACATCTACTGTTTGTATTCGACTACCTGAAAAATTAAAGAGAAGCTTTTAAGAAATTTGATTGTATGAAAactatacacacacacacacacacatatatatatatatatatatatatatagttttgcaCAACTgtgcgtttttcaaggcagtttttgccgcgcaccaccactctgtggaaccagctgccaactgaagtatttccgaaccaattcgacttagggtccttcaagaaaaacgCGTACagtcttaaaaggccggcaacgcactcgcgagccctctggcattgagagtgtccatgggcggcggtatcacttaacatcaggtgagcctcctgcccgtttgcccctgttctataaaatatataatcgtacgtatatatatatatatatataacattgatATAAAGTGTTAACGACGATCTCCCTAGAGCGTCGAAATCAGGGTTTCGCTGGTTTAGcttatatatgtcgcagtaaagtacttaaatcagagagttaattgaatcgctagacagttatttaaagatcgatattcaatcaagtcgctagcattttgatttaaataaagcagcgtCAAGACGTTTAACTGTCTCTCTGACCGAAAGCAAgctttttgattattaatgtaaaacataTACTCTCTGATCGACGCCTGcgcacttataataaaatctaacaCAATACGTAATATCAGGCTCATAACGattccctgaggtcgtaggttcgatccccggctgtgcaccaatggactttctatgtgcgtatttaacattcgctcggtgaaggaaaacatcatgaagAAGCCGGCTTACACCCAAAAAGATGGCGTATGACAGGAGACTGAcatatgaaacagatacagaaatctgaggcccagacctcaaAAGGTTGTATCGCCACTGGTCACTATTTAAACTCACCATAAGCGCAAATAATATTGGACAATTCCCTAAACAACAAAATTCCATTCGGCGAGCTGACGTCAAAATGCAACCTCTGGTTCCTATTCTGCACCAGCTCAGTGGTCAACTTCAGGATGGGCGTGGTCACGGCCGGCTCGTTGTACCACAGTTCGATGCCGCGCAGTAACACCTTCATGTACAGTGGGTATCTGAAATAACAGTTGAAATCAAGTGCCGGAATTTCGAAGGACCAAATTTTGCCAGCTGTAATCAACGCATTAttaggataaatatttatctgtttATGTAGGTCTAATGGTGTAGGGATGTGCGTTAGAATTGTGCATATCGATAGCGGGATGTAGGTAATTACCCCACTAAAATAaacccctatttttatttgtactagTAGACTCCGctaagcgttgctgtggctacggtttttgttatatttatttatttattaagtttacaacatacatattactaaatctactggtaattttataaaattttatatcttatatgtatgacaatatatgtaaacgtAAGTTATGccaaaaataggaattaataaaataaacaagataatataattacacaataaaattacaaagaatgttggtacttaaaatagagaataaaaaagaaaaatcatcagcaaaacagcgaattacgtACGTAGCTAGTTAGCGGGCTACAGGTttgagaaaggcacccaacaatgctttttctaaaaccgatcagcccactaccgaatatatcctaGATTGGTTTTGGCAGAAggaaaatattgatgatttAAAACCTAGGGAACGAGTATgggattacaattttaatacccTGTCAGAGGTCACTGCTCTGTATATGATTATGTagcaatttatgtaaaaaggtAACACCGGCTAACACATAgaagtaaactattcaagggaaacgctAGGAGAACTTAAATGTAACGTTGGTACCtataacacagcgccatctgtcagaattgtatcaaataataaacaaataatttgcaataaaataaaattgcgcctataattaaagatctaagctatcctatctcttaagttggaccaaactgctcacggtgtgccaatttaatttaaaatcggtttagtagtttaggagtccatcgcggacaaacatcgtgacaggagatttatatatatattaagattaaaatctTATGACTTGAACTCTTAGGTTTATATCGAGTAAAAGTCAcagaaaaacttaaaaagcGTTCATTTCGGAAAACtgaacagtctctggggttGGTTGAGGTGGTTTTGCACAACGCCATctgttgatttaaaaaaaaatctgttgttttataaaaccacGGTGAAagttaaactttttttcacattatagacgtttaactaaaaatgtttggaataatattccattaagggtataaaattgctttataaatcttatttttattcttggaaaattggaatgataatgggactaataaaagtagactaagtctccaactaatatttttattcaattctgTGTCTTTGagagtacgacatacataatacataacaattaattagattatatacacatattaaaatagcgtggagcactGGCACAATTGTGAACTATgtgcgccgccatattggccttggctgctatgacgagcgcctttcactttatccccactccgcggccgaccgtcacgcgacatgcgccacacagaccaaaaaCTTTcagacgatgtaataaaagtttcactttaataaatgaaacgaagtaattaaacaattgccatacataaaaaaatactcacatCCAATCAAAGAGCATAATATAAGTAGATTTCGTATTAAACGCGAAGGCGAGACCTCTCAAATCCCTCGCGAGGCCTATCAGCGTCTTCTTCGCGTCTTCGGACGCATATAAAGGATTCTCCGCGCTTCCTAACAGGCCTATTATGCTTTCAAAGGCAGCTGGAATAGATTTTTGGAATCATTAGAACCGTACGTAATCAATGAAGAATGCAGGctatacattttcaaaaaaatctatatatttaatgtgactaaaaaaatatttaaaaaaactctgTTACGAATAATGGCTTTGCttgttccttcatattaaatatatattttaatctaccaatcaatcaatcttactgtgctttatgtttctgtttgtgtattccgttttgggttttgtgtgtaatgtaattgtttgaatacTGTTTAATGATTAGCTGttggaatacttaaataaataaagcttggGTTTAATATGAAAACTACGTGTGTGGGTGCAAAAGTGTGAGTcaatgagtgagtgagtgagtgaatgagtaaagTGTGTGTTACAGAAAAACTACAAGCCTCACTCGTAACGACCAATCAGAAGTCAGAGCGCGTGCGCAGGTAAGGTTAATCAGACTGTTTAAAATGCGTCGACGTATTCGTATTACCAAACTAACGTACAATTGTATGTCAATACAATGACGTTCCTGTCAGCTGTCAATGTCACCATGTTAGAGGTTATAaacgtcaaagtcaaatctGTTCAATACTAGTAACATATTTATAGTCTTGTGAAACTTGgctaacaaattaaaacctttaatGGAACTTACCAAGACTACTTTACACCACGGGCTAGCAGATGTGTTGCCGACTTTATACACACATTTCACTTCTACAAACTTTGTTAACACATATTGCTTTACCTGTTAGGGGCATCATAAACGCGTGGAATCGGTCTTCATCCTCGCCCAATTCCACCATCAACAATCTTCCCAACGCCGTATAGAGCATACTGCGACAACGCATTTCCGCCGTACCAACGCCGATTCCAAGGAACGGGAAGTGTTCCGCCTGGAATGTTTATCAAAAATACACATACTGATGAAACCAAGCTATTCTCACacacaacaaaattatattacatcgAATATCCACAGCTATGTTGGCAGCTATCGATTATTACGTAGTTATTATACAGGGTGTCTCAAAAGGAAGTTCACATTTAGTTCATCGATTAAAAGTCGTGtaccaaaaaaatgtttatcactacatagtataaaacaaagtcgctttctctgtccctatgtccctttgtatgcttaaatctttgaaactacgcaacggattttgatgcggttttttttaaaatatagatagagtgatcaagagaaaggtttatatgtataataacatccattaaatagtggagagaagtactgttattattgatttttctaatgtgatgtcgtaaatacattttttccgcttacattgcaaatgcaggctgaaccctacgagttttatcaaaataatgtactaagtattgtacacattgaaaaggtctacagaaaagtccgcgatggtatatgtctatctcttatggataacccacatttttatatacaacgttcacagattttttgtactgtatttagtatcagcattgcacccgtgcgaagccggggcagATCGCTAGTTCATTATTAAATGGGAATTTATTTCCTAAGAACAATACCATTCACACGTAGACTTATTATATCGACTAATAAAACGACTTATGACGACTCAGCAGGTCGAGTCAGTGATGGCTGCCATTTTGCGTCGGAGACTATCTTTCAATTGGGCCAGAGAAGTCGTCTAAAGccaaatttttgaaattattaataatttccaaaaatccGACCATTACTTTTGAGCTAACAAATCTTTCCacttataaaattagtatagataaaaaacTAGTCCTTTATCCTTTAACTCTAACGGATTTATctcattaaaatacttaaaactcACCGTATGATGAGTCAACATAAATTTGACCTCGTCCAATCTGACCAGCTTCCGTACACACGAGTATCCCCCGCTCAGATCGCTCAACAACCCCAACGTTTTGGATATTATAGCCTCGGAACTACCCCAATATTTCAAATTCGTTATTCTGGAAgcaattgtatcaaatatatcaaataaaaaacaaacgaatAACGTCAAATTCTTCagtgtcaattgtcatttctTTTTCGCTTATATTTCGATCaaaaccaaaaattaaaaaatcatttattcacaatgtacacttatgaaagtcaaaaaagaaatatacattaaatgcttctaattttacatttactgccacttCTCAAACAAGGGCGTATAGCAGAACAGAAGAGAAGAGagggcaataaactctccaccactcttcCAATAAATCATTTGAAAGCTTTAAAATTTTGGTCCTTCGGTCCGGAGTATAAGTATTTCGAGTTAGTACCAAGTACCTATAAACTTAACTGCTTACTCaaggttatattaatttcttaagatgtcatgtggaacatggtgtaatggttgcagctacttacaaacattgtgtaaaacaaaaaacttgatGATTAacaagagtggcggagagcttattgccagttctcttccgttctacgcccttgatttaagaactggcagtaaatgtaaaattagaaacatttagaatttcatatatatatatatatatattgtgttacctaatgaataaatgattttcaatCTGAATTGGACTCACATCTTCCTCATGATGACACTAAGTAGCTGACTCTCATCACTTAATCCCAACACTTCACTAAGTCGACGATACACTTTGCTAGTCTTCTGCACTTGGTCAccaacatatattttacgaaACTGCTCGAAGAACGACATCATAGCCAACTCTAGCTTTTCACAACCAccctgtaatttatttaattctaactaattcatttattaattatagactCAAGGTTGACGATGATttttgattacatttttttttttcaaaaaaccaaaaaatatattacactgCTACTATTTGTGAAATAGTGTAATGAATGTTGAAAAGTTTGTGAAGTCAGCTGGTATTAAACTCTGATTTTATAATTCCGTAGtattctgacagctatcattttCTGACATGTCCGAGATCACAAACCTTTTTGGCCgggcacatttttcaatttcaaaacgAGTCTAACCATTTGAgtctatacatacatacacatatttGTTAGAGGAGAGGAGATGCTCCATATTTAACGGCGAGTGATAATTAGATCACTTTTCTTCACAAACAgtcaaaaacacaaataaacatataatttttttaaaggtttactAAACGTggagtaattaaaattatggatatattgtttgtgatattaaatatttagatttttttgtagataaaacTCAATAATATGTagcactttattttttattccccTTAAATGGGTCAAATTTGTCCTTTTTTCGTTGGAGAACATTTTTAGTAGCAACATAtatgaaatgtcagaattctacggaattaaaaatctgattgatttttcatttatcaGCATCTTTTAGATCTGATCCTCAAATGTATATATCAGTTCCGTACTCATTTCTAGACAATTGATCAAatttctgtgcctgacacctTTTGGGAGTCAGGCATGCCGTATCCATCTTTTCCgtcatcgtgaggaaactggcatgCATATAGattccattggtacacagctaTTTATGAAGCATGGGTGACGGAAGCTGAAAACATGGCCAGATACCAAGTGTTTGGATGGAGACACTTACATTAGCGAGCCTTGAATCCGTCAAATCCATCAGCTGAAGAACCCTACAGACCAGCTCCCCGTCCATGGCATCATTTTCATCGCAGGTGTTCACGGATGAGCGTCCATCTATGGCCGCCCCGATTATATACACGAGCCATGTTAGTTGACCTAAATAACACGACATATACGTAGATGCACAcaaaaaaacgtgtgtgtaCGTACGTAacgtacacgcgttagaagttatgcTTCTTGTGACGTAAcaagaaagttttttttaacttgttggttatttgtgtttttggaaaaaaggtattaaatactttaaaaaaccgACGCCCTGAAGTTAATCTCTACaactatttcattttttgttacatttaaataaatttatttaactagataagGAAGCCTTCAAATATTACGTATCACAATTTACTGTCGACCTGCCATGTCCAAGTCATGGTCAGGTAACTCCATATGCATTAACAGAGGCCtctaatttttcaaaaaaataaaaatgttacgtAACGCGTTACTTAAATCCAGCCCACTAGATCCCCCCACCCCAAATTGCgctacgtaatacttgaatgcTCCCTAATGCGTTATAAAACTTTGACTGTAtgaaataccttttttctattgtttgtATAGTTTTTTCTTCAAACGTAGAATAAAGCGAAAGATTTTTATAGTGTTAcaccaaaaaattataacaacatATCAACacgattaataattaatcttatatctttaaacgagcaattcttgtatatatatatatataattggaatctcggaatcggctcaaacattttcatgaaatttagtatacggggggtttcgggggcgataaatcgatttagctaggaatcatttctggaaaatgtcattttatttgtgttttatcaacttaaacatagaattgctcgtttaaagatgtcagtcaaataaaaacttaaatatgaatataattagctttattcgataattatattaagctTAAAGATTCAAAGAATTACAGTGGTACAAATAAACGtggaataaaatgttataccaAGAATAACCTAAGAATAAGGAAAATGTCTACAAATAAACCTGGAATAGCCTACACCTAGTATAACGTCGGCATAACTGTTCATACAAGCGTTATTCCAGCCGTCCACCTTGTATAACTCTGAAATA
Proteins encoded in this region:
- the LOC110992816 gene encoding exportin-7, whose product is MAEEQEVIQIELLCKQLYESQDPVIREQAEKAVVAFQESPDTLSKCQALLERADSSYSQLLAATTLGKLINRSTSSLSIQQRLDIRNYILNYLATRPKLANFVVQALISLFARITKLGWFDTVKEEHVFHNVLSDATTGFLQGPVETCTIFVQLLSQLVVEMNQVCEADANRSLSKHRKIASSFRDTQLFEIFRVSCSLLSSVRSQQMSMSMSDESQQTLLAALLRLAHNCLTFDFIGTTNDESSDDLCTIQVPTSWRPTFLESNTLELFFSLYSCVRGSLAGLSLACLVQLASVRRSLFSNSERAKFLNKLAVGVLNILEDTQGLSDPTNYHEFCRLLARLKSNYRLGELVMVDDYPRLIEEIAKFTVQSLQMWQFAPNSVHYLLSLWQRMVASVPYVNATEPHSLETYAPTVTAAYINSRLDSVPVLLREGLEDPLDDMGAVQQQLEQVAVIGRCEYAKTCQLLVAHFDRAAAAYSVETQPQQILVLQGQLTWLVYIIGAAIDGRSSVNTCDENDAMDGELVCRVLQLMDLTDSRLANGGCEKLELAMMSFFEQFRKIYVGDQVQKTSKVYRRLSEVLGLSDESQLLSVIMRKIITNLKYWGSSEAIISKTLGLLSDLSGGYSCVRKLVRLDEVKFMLTHHTAEHFPFLGIGVGTAEMRCRSMLYTALGRLLMVELGEDEDRFHAFMMPLTAAFESIIGLLGSAENPLYASEDAKKTLIGLARDLRGLAFAFNTKSTYIMLFDWIYPLYMKVLLRGIELWYNEPAVTTPILKLTTELVQNRNQRLHFDVSSPNGILLFRELSNIICAYGSRIQTVDVSKKQMYAMKVKGISLCFSILKTALCGNYVNFGVFRLYGDDALDNALNMFVKLLLNIPQSDLLFYPKLSQTYYVLLERLAQDHMPYLASIQPEATLYILSSISEGLTAIDTSVCTGCCSTLDHVVTYLFKQLVQKSSKASNPRQATPESSNMFIEVLQRRPEIMQQLLATVVNVIMFEECCNQWSMSRPLLGLILLNEEQFSGLRSELISQQPRHRQHHLAQCFDQLMSGVERNLLTKNRDRFTQNLSMFRRDITDLLKGTTVNTPSVNDMMTS